acacacacacacacacacacacacacacacacacacacacacacacacacacacacacacacacacacacacacacacacacacacacacacacacacacacacacacacacacacacacacacacacacacacacacacacacacacacttctgcatctCCAAAGGATGTAGTCTGCATCATCAAAACTACCTCACTCATCCAGCAAAATCCACAGGatccacaggacacacacacacacacacacacacacacacacacacacacacacacacacacacacacacacacacacacgcgcacacgcacacacgcacgcacgcaagcacgcacgcacgcacgcccagtaGACTAAAACAAAGGAGAAAGTGAAAACTCTGAGGGGGAAAGCCAGCTGAACAGGAAATGCATCTTTTCTGTTCTCTTTTGTTCCTGAAGTTTCTacactttttgtctttttctgaACCTGCGTCCGTCcacatttgcacatttcataGATGGCTTTTTTCTAGTCTTTTCTTTGAAAGATTGCTTTTTTTGAGAGTGCAAGTCATAGAGTTTTGAGTGATGATCTATCCCTTTATGCAAGATGGCTTTCAAACAGCAAAAACTAAGCCGTGAATTGATCATATaaggtaataaaaaaaataaagtaaaagaaTCACAAATGTACATGATAGAAATGTCACAATAATGCCTGTCACTCTGTCAAACTTCTCGATATGTTACATCTTCACTTCTACAGGCGAGGTGTGTCataaaaaaaagatggaaaagaaATGAAATTTAGCATGATTGACTTGTGTACACAGTGAAAAGAGTTGCTCAGTCCAATGATGTAAAGCTGTGATAGATGATGGAGACAtgattttttaagaaaaaaagcaGATTTTCAAATCACAGAACCCAATTGTGAGGTCTATGTACAATTACATACGTGATATTTTTGTCAGAACAATGACAGAAAGTTCAACGTTTTAAAAAGCCAGACGCACACATACTCTGCCACAGCAGTGCTCACAAAAGAGCTTTCCGAACGCATTCCCAATGAGACGGACTAGTGTGCTTGCTCACGCTGCTTTTGACTGCGACTGAGACACACTGGGACCGCTTGTGGTAGTGACCGGGGAGCCAACAGAACAGTGTGAGGTCTGGGCAAGGGGGATAAAGTGATGCGGAGAGCTACACGCAACATGTCGATGGGCAGAGGACTGAGcatgagagacagaaaaagaacgGCAAAGGGTGAGGGACAGCTCTGCTAAAACACAGCACCATCAGAATATGAAAGGAGCAAATACACCTACACTACTGCAACAGTCCCCAAACATGATGGGTGTTTCCAGCATGTTGTTGGCATGTCTGCTTGTCTATGACCACACCCTCACATTACAGCATGGGGAGTGCTGCCTCAAAAGCCTCCTGCAAGAGTCTCAGATATTGTTTCTCAAAGAACACAATTTAAGGTCCTAAACAACACCATCTCTCAGGGGAGTCTCTTGTGGAGGCGGGACCAGTCCCCTCCAGTGGTCAGTCAAGTCTGTCAATCAAACCAAAACCAGTCAATCCATCCAATCAGATGTCCTCGTCCATGCTGAAGCTGCTGCGGCGGCTGCTGGTCTTGGAGGCCCCGGGCGAGACGGAAGACAGGAGAGGGTCGGCCGCCCCCACCGGCGACAGAGCCACGCCCaccgcgctgctgctgctgcagccgcccacgcccacgccACTGTCACACTCGTCCATCAGGATGTCGCCCAGCCCAAACTCCGCCATGTACAAGGCGGTGGCGGGGTCGTCGCCCAGGTCCGTGAAGGTGAGCGGGCCCAGGTCTAGAGTACTGGTGCCGCCACCGCCGATGGTTCCGGCTGGGGACGCGGCCGTGGCTTCGGAGAGGAAGGCGGCGGCCGCCGAGGGCCCCAGCGCGGCCCCGCCCAGGCTGAGCAGCGTCTTAGAGAGGCCGTCGGCCCCCGTGGCCTCCAGAGGGGTGGCGGTtgacgtctgctgctgctgctgctggctctgcTGGCTGAGGAGGAGGTCTGGGCTCTGGCCGGCCAGGCCGTGGAGGCGAGCCTGCATCTCCAGCTCCTGTGGAGAGGTGAGAAGGGAGGAtgggtaagtgtttgtgtgtgtgtaagcacctaCAGAGCTTCTACgagaagtatttgtgtgtgtgtacatttatgtCAAGAGCAGAAACAGAGAGGATGAGAGCGTCAGCTCTTCAGCTGGAAGGGGGCGGGGTGTATGCATATCTAAAGCTTCAATAGAAAGGGATGGAAAGTAGAGGCAAGAAATGCTGATTGTGGCACAATGATTAAGCCACTGTAGTGTTATgccgggacccgggttcgattttggGCCCAGGACATTTTCcaatcctccctcatctctctcccactcacttcccatcaccatctcacactgcccCATCAAATAAACGCACAAAAGCCCATAAAACATGACAAAAGAGAGatgctgagcgtgtgtgtgggagcgtgcaTGCACATCTCCCTATTGTATGGGAAAGAGGGGAGACTAAAGCAGGTGTGTAGACACCCAGCAACCGCTTCTATGAAAAGAGCCGGTGAGCAGTAACCAGGAATACGAGTGggagtgtgcatctgtgtgagtgtctCCTGGTCTCCAGTTTCTATGGAAAGGGATGGAATGCAAAAGAtgctgagtgagtgtgtttgggtaACATTTCCAAATAATCCAAATACAAGGAGCTGGAATCCAACCGCTAAAAAACCCTGCGATTGCTGATCAGCTCTTTTACACTTCCtggccctcactctctccctaagggaggagaagagggacaaACAGAGTGGCTGCCCGTAACTGACGTATAATATGACTTGAGAGAGCAAGCGGCCAGCCACTGCTCTTATCTGCCTCTACCGACTCGTCTTTGCTGACAGCAGGCACAGgatgagtgtgtgagggaggtcGCGTGTGCGGCGTGCAATCACAGCAGAAAGGAAATGAGTGGCCATGTCCGCttgcttcttcctttctttcgagatcctgattttttttgtgcacccacttctccccctcctctctctccatttataccgtccttcctctccttttactTACTCACACAAAAATgcaattacatacatacatatgataCGATTGCATGCACAGACACCCACTCAgatattcattctttcatttattcaTAATGTTTCAAAACAAGTTGACATTCATAATGCATTTTGTGAAGCAGCAGACTGTAGttggtccatctgtgtgtgtgtgtgtgtgagtctcagcACCTGTATGTGTAGCAGTAGGCTGAGGctggtgtttgtctgtgtgtgtgtgtgtgtgtgtgtgtgtgtgtgtgtgtgtgtgtgtgtgtgtgtgtgtgtgtgtgtgtgtgtgtgtgtgtgtgtgtcagcacctgTATGCGTAGCAGCAGGCcgcggttggtgtgtgtgtgtgtgtgtgtgtgtgtgtgtgtgtgtgtgtgtgtgtgtgtgtgtgtgtgtgtgtgtgtgtcagcacctgTATGCGTAGCAGCAGGCCGCGGTTGGTGTGCTCCAGTCTCTTCTGCCTCATCTCCATCTCCTTGGCTCTATGCTGCTCCTTCTGCAGCTTCCTGATGTAGTCCACCGACGCCTTCAGAATGGTGCCCTTGTTCCAACGCATCTCCCTGTCactactgctgagagagagagagagagagagagagagagagagagagagagagagaaagaaatgagatcAACACCATCCATAGAAAAGGATGGAGGCcccaagaaagaaataaaggaagaaagaaaggaagaaagaaagacagtaagAAAAAAGACGTTTAAAAGCTTAGAAAACTATAACTGGGAATGAAAAATCTGGTCTGCATTCATGATGGAATTTCTGTGAAATGTCCAACAACACAACTCAACAaagtaataaaaacaacaacaaaattaaATAAATCAGACAACAATCATGACCCCTCAGTCAGTAGTAAATCACAGTGCTGGACATTGTTGCGCCTGCTTTTGAGGAAGTGCTATCCCCCATTTGGCCATAACTTCCTGTGCTGAGAGTAGTCATCATCAGCATTAGAGCAAGGGGCCACACAGAAAACGAAAAGCCAAACTGCTGGCTCAGGCCACGGCCGGATGGGGAACTGCACTGGAGACGACCAACGCGGAAtgtagcatatgtgtgtgtgtgtgtgtgtgtgtgtgtgtgtgtgtgtgtgtgtgtgtgtgtgtgtgtgtgtgtgtgtgtgtccgcgcccggtctctgtgtgtgtgtgtgcgcgcgcgtgtgcgtgtgtagctttCTGCTTTTCAGCAGTCACAAACTGTACTATTATTCTCAGGGTTCCCAGTACAGGTCAGATAGAAAATTCCCTGGCTTTTTCCTGTCCAAAAAAAGTCTGTGTTTTCATTACCTCCCGTATAAAGACATGTAAAGATATGTGGTGGTGGTTGAATGGGGAACTGGTGATAACCACTGcagcatgcgtctgtgtgtgtctgactctgcCGAGCCATTTCTGCTTTTCAGCAGTCACACACTGTACTATTCTACTCCGGGTTCACATTCTGAGCTCAAGAGAGAAAATTCCCTGGCTTTTCAGCATGAACCTTCACTGACCGACAAACATGTGAATTTCCATGACCTTTTGGAAATAGAAATGTCCAATACCAATACAAGGTGCTGGGCAGAAAACTAGAACTAATACTAATGTTTTCTGTGCAGAGCATGTCTGCTTTTTGCCAGCCACACTGGTAATTATTGTCAATATCTAGttttaaatgcacattggagactggtcaaacgcaatttcaaacttctgtgctaatctggctacatagatttttgacaagtatacttaacttgacttgactaaagcaTTATTGCATAAAATGGCCTGTGTTTTGACTGTGTCGGATTCCCATCGTCCTTGAAAGGTTGTTGGAATGTGTGACCTTGCTACAACTGTGTCTTTTTTGTCCACAAAAATATCCAACACTAATATTTTGTGCTGGACAAAAAACTGCAACCAGAAAAGAACTAACGTTTGTGATGAGATTCTAGTCTGATGTGACTGCTGCATGTAGGGTGACTGTGCAGGACTCCCATGGTCATTGGAAAGCTCTTGGAATGTGTGTTAAAACTCACGGGTCGCTTGTCTTGGGGATGAGGGTGCCCAGCTCTTTGATGCGGTCATTAATGTTGAACCGTCTTCGCCGCTCGACtgcaaaagacagagaaagacacacacacacacacagtcagaaacgGACTGCACAAGTTGGTCAGAAGGTCGTTCGAAAATCACATTCTTTGACACAAGTTTCTTTCTAATCGTGCATTATATAATTGAATGATTCAAAGAAATTAATTATGACAATTATTACGGGCCAACATGTAATCGGATCTTAGTGGGAAagtccccccctcatcccccgaATTATCCACAAGGGTCAGAGTTCATTGTCTAGGCACAGTCCAGACATGCCTAACGCCTAATCCACACCACTCACGGCCCAACAACCCTCATACAAACGTCTAGCATgctgcacacatgtgtgcgtttcattctttctgtgtgtgcgtttcattctttctgtgtgtgtgtgtgtgtgtgtgtgtgtgtgtgtgtgtgtgtgtgtgtgtgtgtgtgtgtgtgtgtgtgtgtgtgtgtgtgtgtgtgtgttataagccGGGGACACACACAAGTCAATGAGAATTATAGGTAGGGGGTAAAGTCCAAAGTCTAGGAGAGTAAATCTGGTGATAAAGCGACATATCCTGTGTGTAGGGGGGTAGAGACGGGGGTAAGGGGAggtaggaggggggagaggagaggttaaaGGGGGTAAAGGGGTAAAGAGGGGTGAGGTAGGGGGAGGTAAAATGAGGGAAAGAGAACATGTAGGGATTTCGAGCTGAGTGATGGCGGTGCAGGCAGGGCAAACTCACTGAGGTTGTGGTTGTCCTTCTTCTGTCGTTCCTTGATGAGAGCTTTGGCCTCCGCATCTGAGAAACAAGAGGAAATCACAactacacatcaaacacacatggCACTGGCAGATATATTGCAAGGGGGGGTCGTGTCACAAATCTCTTGCTATCGTAATCTcctggggggttggtggtggtggtggtggtgctggtggggggGGCACAGTGAGAGTACTAGCGGCGAGTCCACTACTAACATGTATGATGTTCCAGACAGGGCTTTTAGCAAGAATGCAGGACATATAGGTAACACATGGAAGTGGTTACAGGGCTGCGTGGCAGACGGGAGGCCAACTGGGAAGTGGGAGGTGGAAATGAGAGTGGAGTGGGGCTCCCAGATGGGCTACAGACAGTGGACAGttaggagagagtagagagtagacgtTAAGGGGAAGCCTCAGTTTGATACAGAGCTACGCCGGCCAACTCTTTCAGTCTGACTCTACAgtccagagaggaaagaagaagaaagcagGAAAGAGACACAAAGAAGGAAATAATGAAGAAGCTGCCACAGTACTAGAGAAGATAAGCAAAGAACAAAGACTTTGAAGACAAGGCTGTGGTGCTTAGGGGACGGAAGCCAGTAGACAGAAAAGATAAAGGAACAGAAAGAGGCAATAGAGAAAGTAGTGTGAAAATAATCTTGTATCCACTgtatgtatatgagagagagagagatagagagagagagagagagagagagagagagagagagagagagacagagacagagacagagagagagagagagagagagagagagagagagggagagagagagagagagagagagagagggagcatttCTTTCAGGCTATCAGAAACTAGAGAGAAGATGTTACAGTATAGAAGATAAGCAAAGAACAAAGACATGAAAGAAAGAACAACTGAAAAAAATGTGCATCCTACTGAATGAGTGTGGGTTTAATATGTGCATGTTCAACActacatgtgaatgtgtgtttgaatgcatgtGCATACAAGAGATGAAAGGATCTGGTGAACTCCTCTGTGTAGGACTaaatgtatcagtgtgtgtgtgtgtgtgtgtgtgcacgtgcatttgtGCGAGTGCAGAACATGAAAGGGCACTCTCTGATCAGCtccctttgggtgtgtgtgtgtgtgtgtgtgtgtgtgtgtgtgtgtgtgtgtgtgtgtgtgtgtgtgtgtgtgtgtgtgtgtgtgtgtgtgtgtgtgtgcatgtgtgtgtgtatgcaagtgagtgtgtgagtgttggtgcatgcgtacgtgtgcagGAGAGGAAAGCTTCCTCACCGGTCAGCTCCCTCTTGACGCTGTGCAGGTCGGCAGGGCAGGAGTTGGACACGGTGATGGAGGGGGCGGCCATCCCCGCACCACTGTACACATCCAGCAGGTTCCCCGAGACTGGCAGctggcagacaaaacagacaaaacAGCCAATTAGAACAGGTGGTTATACAGAGCCCGCCCTCCCTACTGTACACATCCAGGAGGTTCCCCAAGACTGACAGCTCTGACGCAACACTACAGCCAATCAGAGTAGCCGATTACACATAGCCCGTCCAATCTTACCCACTTCATTAGTCTGCCGTGTGTGTACACATCCAGCAGGAGATTCCCTGAGACTGGAAGCTAATAGCTGTTATACAACAATACAGCCGATCAGAACAGCCGATTAAACATAGCCCACCCCCTTCCCTGTACCCCAGGAGATTCCCCAAGGCTCGCAGCCAATCAGATCATCTGATCCTATAACTCTCACCCGCAGTACTGTACTCTACCAACCAGCAGGTTCCCCAAGACTGGCAGCTGACACTCAACAACACAGGCCATCAAGTTGGCCGATAAAGGTCCCTCGGCCCCCTACTTTACTTTATAGTAATCTACTGCGCACATCTAGGAGGTTTCCCAAGACTAACAGCAGAAACTCAGCAAATCAGAACATCTGATCATGTGCAAAGCCTGTCCACCGTACTCCAGTCTACAGTCAGAGGTTTACCAGAGACTGGCACTCTGCTGAATTTTACAAAACCATCCTCTGAAGATTCAGCTGTCATACCAAAACCACACAGACAATCAGAAGAGCAAACTAAACAAGCCAAAAGTCTAGTGACCACTCTGCTAAACATGACTCTACCTTCATGGTGAAGTGAAGAATGGCCGCTGCCACTCAAGACATCACAGCATCTTCTCAGCCCCTGGGTCCActcacagtactgtactgtactgtactgtactgtactgtactgtactgtactctatgcTAGGTCACTAGTGAGGAGAAGACTAGCATCTGCTAAATGACACAACCAATAAGAAAAGTAACTCACACAGCCTGTAAccgcccactccactccacactccatGCTGAGGGGAATACTGGTGGCTGCCAGTCAAAGACCACACGGCTAATCACAGAAGTCGGCCATCGCCCAAACCCGCCCAcaaactcctctcctctatctccatgGTGAGGGTGAAGATAAGGGGCTGCCCTCCTCCAGATGCTGTTCTGTAAGACTCGGATACCGACATCCTCCTCCACTGATAGCCAGGCCAGCTTAGGAGGAGGAACGGTGCTCTGGGTTATCAACTCCTAATCTGACATGAACATTTCAACGTTAACCACGTTGGCCTTTTGCAACAAAATGCttttgccctccctccctccctcccttattTCTGTTTCATTTTATCACAAATTCACAAGAAGCAAACACTTGGCCTTCATTGTTTCATTTTTACCAAAAAAAGGTGAAATGAAACTACAGGGTGATTCaacccaacacatgcacacagacacagacacacacagacacacacacacacacacacacacacagatttccacTACCGTGACCCTGGGTGATGTTCTGCTGAAAATGCACCTGTGGTTTAAAATTCTACTTGGGTCAGCACGGACATTGAGAAATCACCACCCGAGAGCCTCACGCACGCAAAGCAGAGCCCAAGCAAAGTCAGTCCAGTAGCGGTTAGGCATTGAGTCCACAGCTTTGATTGGGCAATGAATGAAACCGACAGTGTGGCTCTGAA
This Engraulis encrasicolus isolate BLACKSEA-1 chromosome 10, IST_EnEncr_1.0, whole genome shotgun sequence DNA region includes the following protein-coding sequences:
- the tfe3a gene encoding transcription factor E3a isoform X1, with the translated sequence MSVRSAPEPKKGEGEKGNEEFYLNFNPMSLPGQRAPHQQQQTVFVILDSDPEALNLISLEPVLPESGIVADIEVEEILGTSATDTFYQLKSQPISLSSGSTSVSASQPSLSSSSSSSSLSSSMTSRVLMRQELMRQQAREQERREAQQQASRSALADATPAMAVNTTTTPATARPAQVPVEVLKVQTHLENPTKYHIQQAQRQQVKEYLSHTQGNNNNLANQKLKASPAVLSGSAPDLAPAANSTPSSPMAVLSLSPKEEMEGVIEDIMSLESSLKDDFITLIDSGNLQMPNTLPVSGNLLDVYSGAGMAAPSITVSNSCPADLHSVKRELTGEEAFLSCTHAEAKALIKERQKKDNHNLIERRRRFNINDRIKELGTLIPKTSDPSSDREMRWNKGTILKASVDYIRKLQKEQHRAKEMEMRQKRLEHTNRGLLLRIQELEMQARLHGLAGQSPDLLLSQQSQQQQQQTSTATPLEATGADGLSKTLLSLGGAALGPSAAAAFLSEATAASPAGTIGGGGTSTLDLGPLTFTDLGDDPATALYMAEFGLGDILMDECDSGVGVGGCSSSSAVGVALSPVGAADPLLSSVSPGASKTSSRRSSFSMDEDI
- the tfe3a gene encoding transcription factor E3a isoform X7, whose protein sequence is MSVRSAPEPKKGEGEKGNEEFYLNFNPMSLPGQRAPHQQQQTVFVILDSDPEALNLISLEPVLPESGIVADIEVEEILGTSATDTFYQLKSQPISLSGSTSVSASQPSLSSSSSSSSLSSSMTSRVLMRQELMRQQAREQERREAQQQASRSALADATPAMAVNTTTTPATARPAQVPVEVLKVQTHLENPTKYHIQQAQRQQVKEYLSHTQGNNNNLANQKLKASPAVLSGSAPDLAPAANSTPSSPMAVLSLSPKEEMEGVIEDIMSLESSLKDDFITLIDSGNLQMPNTLPVSGNLLDVYSGAGMAAPSITVSNSCPADLHSVKRELTDAEAKALIKERQKKDNHNLIERRRRFNINDRIKELGTLIPKTSDPSSDREMRWNKGTILKASVDYIRKLQKEQHRAKEMEMRQKRLEHTNRGLLLRIQELEMQARLHGLAGQSPDLLLSQQSQQQQQQTSTATPLEATGADGLSKTLLSLGGAALGPSAAAAFLSEATAASPAGTIGGGGTSTLDLGPLTFTDLGDDPATALYMAEFGLGDILMDECDSGVGVGGCSSSSAVGVALSPVGAADPLLSSVSPGASKTSSRRSSFSMDEDI
- the tfe3a gene encoding transcription factor E3a isoform X5, which gives rise to MSVRSAPEPKKGEGEKGNEEFYLNFNPMSLPGQRAPHQQQQTVFVILDSDPEALNLISLEPVLPESGIVADIEVEEILGTSATDTFYQLKSQPISLSSGSTSVSASQPSLSSSSSSSSLSSSMTSRVLMRQELMRQQAREQERREAQQQASRSALADATPAMAVNTTTTPATARPAQVPVEVLKVQTHLENPTKYHIQQAQRQQVKEYLSHTQGNNNNLANQKLKASPAVLSGSAPDLAPAANSTPSSPMAVLSLSPKEEMEGVIEDIMSLESSLKDDFITLIDSGNLQMPNTLPVSGNLLDVYSGAGMAAPSITVSNSCPADLHSVKRELTDAEAKALIKERQKKDNHNLIERRRRFNINDRIKELGTLIPKTSDPSSDREMRWNKGTILKASVDYIRKLQKEQHRAKEMEMRQKRLEHTNRGLLLRIQELEMQARLHGLAGQSPDLLLSQQSQQQQQQTSTATPLEATGADGLSKTLLSLGGAALGPSAAAAFLSEATAASPAGTIGGGGTSTLDLGPLTFTDLGDDPATALYMAEFGLGDILMDECDSGVGVGGCSSSSAVGVALSPVGAADPLLSSVSPGASKTSSRRSSFSMDEDI
- the tfe3a gene encoding transcription factor E3a isoform X3; protein product: MSVRSAPEPKKGEGEKGNEEFYLNFNPMSLPGQRAPHQQQQTVFVILDSDPEALNLISLEPVLPESGIVADIEVEEILGTSATDTFYQLKSQPISLSGSTSVSASQPSLSSSSSSSSLSSSMTSRVLMRQELMRQQAREQERREAQQQASRSALADATPAMAVNTTTTPATARPAQVPVEVLKVQTHLENPTKYHIQQAQRQQVKEYLSHTQGNNNNLANQKLKASPAVLSGSAPDLAPAANSTPSSPMAVLSLSPKEEMEGVIEDIMSLESSLKDDFITLIDSGNLQMPNTLPVSGNLLDVYSGAGMAAPSITVSNSCPADLHSVKRELTGEEAFLSCTHAEAKALIKERQKKDNHNLIERRRRFNINDRIKELGTLIPKTSDPSSDREMRWNKGTILKASVDYIRKLQKEQHRAKEMEMRQKRLEHTNRGLLLRIQELEMQARLHGLAGQSPDLLLSQQSQQQQQQTSTATPLEATGADGLSKTLLSLGGAALGPSAAAAFLSEATAASPAGTIGGGGTSTLDLGPLTFTDLGDDPATALYMAEFGLGDILMDECDSGVGVGGCSSSSAVGVALSPVGAADPLLSSVSPGASKTSSRRSSFSMDEDI
- the tfe3a gene encoding transcription factor E3a isoform X4, which codes for MASSLVLLTEIARYSCFLRVSTQRCQNRRFRRCELTLKSSPLPSHVSVSILEPVLPESGIVADIEVEEILGTSATDTFYQLKSQPISLSSGSTSVSASQPSLSSSSSSSSLSSSMTSRVLMRQELMRQQAREQERREAQQQASRSALADATPAMAVNTTTTPATARPAQVPVEVLKVQTHLENPTKYHIQQAQRQQVKEYLSHTQGNNNNLANQKLKASPAVLSGSAPDLAPAANSTPSSPMAVLSLSPKEEMEGVIEDIMSLESSLKDDFITLIDSGNLQMPNTLPVSGNLLDVYSGAGMAAPSITVSNSCPADLHSVKRELTGEEAFLSCTHAEAKALIKERQKKDNHNLIERRRRFNINDRIKELGTLIPKTSDPSSDREMRWNKGTILKASVDYIRKLQKEQHRAKEMEMRQKRLEHTNRGLLLRIQELEMQARLHGLAGQSPDLLLSQQSQQQQQQTSTATPLEATGADGLSKTLLSLGGAALGPSAAAAFLSEATAASPAGTIGGGGTSTLDLGPLTFTDLGDDPATALYMAEFGLGDILMDECDSGVGVGGCSSSSAVGVALSPVGAADPLLSSVSPGASKTSSRRSSFSMDEDI
- the tfe3a gene encoding transcription factor E3a isoform X2 — its product is MSVRSAPEPKKGEGEKGNEEFYLNFNPMSLPGQRAPHQQQQTVFVILDSDPEALNLISLEPVLPESGIVADIEVEEILGTSATDTFYQLKSQPISLSSGSTSVSASQPSLSSSSSSSSLSSSMTSRVLMRQELMRQQAREQERREAQQQASRSALADATPAMAVNTTTTPATARPAQVPVEVLKVQTHLENPTKYHIQQAQRQQVKEYLSHTQGNNNNLANQKLKASPAVLSGSAPDLAPAANSTPSSPMAVLSLSPKEEMEGVIEDIMSLESSLKDDFITLIDSGNLQMPNTLPVSGNLLDVYSGAGMAAPSITVSNSCPADLHSVKRELTGEEAFLSCTHAEAKALIKERQKKDNHNLIERRRRFNINDRIKELGTLIPKTSDPSDREMRWNKGTILKASVDYIRKLQKEQHRAKEMEMRQKRLEHTNRGLLLRIQELEMQARLHGLAGQSPDLLLSQQSQQQQQQTSTATPLEATGADGLSKTLLSLGGAALGPSAAAAFLSEATAASPAGTIGGGGTSTLDLGPLTFTDLGDDPATALYMAEFGLGDILMDECDSGVGVGGCSSSSAVGVALSPVGAADPLLSSVSPGASKTSSRRSSFSMDEDI
- the tfe3a gene encoding transcription factor E3a isoform X6, producing MSVRSAPEPKKGEGEKGNEEFYLNFNPMSLPGQRAPHQQQQTVFVILDSDPEALNLISLEPVLPESGIVADIEVEEILGTSATDTFYQLKSQPISLSSGSTSVSASQPSLSSSSSSSSLSSSMTSRVLMRQELMRQQAREQERREAQQQASRSALADATPAMAVNTTTTPATARPAQVPVEVLKVQTHLENPTKYHIQQAQRQQVKEYLSHTQGNNNNLANQKLKASPAVLSGSAPDLAPAANSTPSSPMAVLSLSPKEEMEGVIEDIMSLESSLKDDFITLIDSGNLQMPNTLPVSGNLLDVYSGAGMAAPSITVSNSCPADLHSVKRELTDAEAKALIKERQKKDNHNLIERRRRFNINDRIKELGTLIPKTSDPSDREMRWNKGTILKASVDYIRKLQKEQHRAKEMEMRQKRLEHTNRGLLLRIQELEMQARLHGLAGQSPDLLLSQQSQQQQQQTSTATPLEATGADGLSKTLLSLGGAALGPSAAAAFLSEATAASPAGTIGGGGTSTLDLGPLTFTDLGDDPATALYMAEFGLGDILMDECDSGVGVGGCSSSSAVGVALSPVGAADPLLSSVSPGASKTSSRRSSFSMDEDI